A window from Rana temporaria chromosome 8, aRanTem1.1, whole genome shotgun sequence encodes these proteins:
- the LOC120947109 gene encoding interferon-induced protein with tetratricopeptide repeats 1-like, producing MTGSDKYRLSCWFIRGSQAFRAGHHTEFNMSDVLKKSLKSRLTKLQCHFTWNLLDEEPDIAKVKDRLYDQIAFLDATFKYRIYNILAYTSYLNEDYEEATAYLHKAEEQLQEIETQDTYAKSVIIYANYAWIFYHRNHIIKAYMYLKKVREIREQYEFPPKENALLFEMYSEKGFCLLTFHGRHSERAKECFKKALDLDPENPELNSSYAIAVFKLEGYNCLKKPLDESFPLLKQAAQINPKDTVVKVFLGLKYQDLNNSKEGLRFIEDALHGTPEFPYLLSYVAKFYRREKMTDEAILVLNEATRLNPTSSHLHHQLAQCYKKKMTALKNSARKAKLQAQCTRAYTEDIADAVASAIFHLEKATEYKPTFVTAHIALACMYGRAKQYQKADERFHQILTMGNLTQEEKQDLHLNWAQYEQYKTNCQSESIKHYKEVLLIKCPTIFREFALQQSKSLAEEILTKNQFNDTGIDFLDFIHEQDFILPKSAMNDVPYEHNSENEE from the exons ATGACCGGCTCAGATAAATACAGACTCAGCTGCTGGTTTATCAGAGGCTCGCAGGCATTCAGAGCAGGACATCATACAGAATTCAACATGAG TGACGTATTAAAGAAGTCCCTGAAGAGCCGTTTAACAAAGCTACAGTGTCATTTCACATGGAACCTCCTAGATGAGGAACCTGACATCGCTAAAGTAAAAGACAGGCTTTATGACCAGATTGCATTTTTAGATGCTACCTTCAAATACAGGATATACAATATCCTGGCCTACACCAGTTATCTGAATGAGGATTATGAGGAAGCTACTGCTTATCTACACAAAGCTGAGGAACAACTCCAAGAGATTGAGACCCAGGACACATATGCCAAAAGTGTCATAATCTATGCCAATTATGCCTGGATATTCTACCATAGAAATCATATTATAAAAGCTTATATGTATCTTAAAAAGGTTCGGGAAATCAGGGAACAGTATGAGTTCCCACCAAAAGAGAATGCTCTTCTATTTGAGATGTACAGCGAGAAGGGGTTTTGTTTATTAACCTTCCATGGAAGACACAGTGAAAGGGCCAAAGAGTGCTTTAAGAAAGCTCTAGACCTGGATCCAGAAAACCCAGAGCTGAATTCTAGCTATGCCATTGCTGTGTTTAAACTTGAAGGCTACAACTGCCTGAAGAAGCCACTGGATGAATCCTTTCCACTTTTGAAACAAGCTGCACAGATAAACCCAAAAGACACAGTTGTAAAGGTCTTTCTGGGTTTGAAATACCAAGATCTGAATAACTCCAAAGAAGGCCTAAGATTCATAGAAGACGCTCTGCACGGGACACCAGAATTTCCATATTTGCTTAGTTATGTTGCAAAATTTTACAGGAGAGAAAAAATGACTGATGAAGCCATTTTGGTCCTCAACGAAGCAACACGGTTAAATCCTACATCAAGCCATCTTCATCACCAACTGGCTCAATGCTACAAAAAAAAGATGACCGCCTTAAAGAACTCTGCTCGAAAAGCAAAGTTACAAGCTCAATGCACCAGAGCCTATACCGAGGACATTGCTGATGCAGTCGCCAGTGCAATATTTCATTTGGAAAAAGCTACTGAGTACAAACCAACATTTGTAACAGCTCATATAGCCCTGGCCTGCATGTATGGGAGAGCAAAGCAATACCAGAAAGCAGATGAAAGATTCCACCAAATTCTGACCATGGGCAACCTCACACAAGAGGAGAAACAGGACCTTCACCTGAATTGGGCACAGTATGAACAATATAAAACGAACTGTCAAAGTGAGTCAATAAAGCATTACAAAGAAGTCTTATTAATAAAATGCCCCACAATATTTAGAGAATTTGCATTACAACAGTCCAAGAGTCTTGCTGAAGAAATTCTCACAAAAAATCAGTTTAATGACACCGGAATTGATTTTCTAGACTTCATTCATGAACaagattttattttaccaaaatctGCCATGAATGATGTACCCTATGAACATAATTCAGAGAATGAGGAATAA
- the LOC120947110 gene encoding C-factor-like, which yields MSGGVALIQGASRGLGLQFCKFLVQSSKCSQVIATCREPQSAEALLELKQLHPDLLTIVRLDVSSQLAIQQCAQQVALTFGSLDLLINSSAMLHPSGRGETSLREVSAEGLSLALSTNTIGPLLMAKHFVPLLLKGTGMFGAQSTDKSKQHSAILINMSAKVGSITDNGLGGWYSYRMSKAALNMATKNLSIELKRGSKKVICVSLHPGTVDTDLSRPYHKNVPKEKLFSQELSVNYLMKIIDGLSIEQSGKFFSWNGGEIPW from the exons ATGTCCGGAGGAGTCGCACTGATTCAGGGAGCAAGCCGGGGCCTCGGCCTTCAGTTCTGCAAGTTCCTAGTCCAGTCCAGCAAGTGCAGCCAAGTCATTGCTACGTGCAGAGAGCCGCAGTCCGCTGAAGCTTTGCTAGAACTGAAGCAGCTCCACCCAGATCTTCTGACCATTGTGAGACTCGATGTAAGCAGCCAGCTTGCCATTCAGCAATGTGCCCAGCAGGTGGCGCTGACTTTCGGCAGTCTGGATCTACTCATCAATTCCTCAGCAATGCTGCACCCTAGCGGCAGAGGAGAGACAAGCCTTAGAGAAGTGTCTGCAGAG GGTCTATCGTTGGCACTTTCCACAAACACCATAGGTCCCCTGTTGATGGCGAAACATTTTGTGCCACTACTGCTGAAAGGAACTGGAATGTTTGGAGCTCAGTCAACCGACAAGTCCAAACAGCACAGCGCCATTTTAATAAACATGAGCGCCAAAGTGGGCTCCATAACCGATAATG GCTTAGGTGGATGGTACAGCTACCGGATGTCTAAAGCCGCTCTGAACATGGCCACCAAAAACCTTTCCATTGAACTAAAGAGGGGAAGTAAGAAAGTGATTTGTGTTTCTCTTCACCCAGGCACAGTGGACACAGACTTGTCAAGACCTTACCATAAGAACGTGCCCAAAGAGAAGTTGTTTTCTCAAGAGCTCTCTGTGAACTATCTCATGAAAATTATTGATGGCTTAAGCATTGAACAGAGTGGAAAGTTTTTCTCCTGGAATGGTGGTGAAATTCCTTGGTGA